The following are from one region of the Pseudomonas putida genome:
- a CDS encoding MFS transporter, producing MTTQNKAKWLRFLILILGGGTIYKLANLKDAFYVPMQEFMGLNHTEIGMLLSANAIIATALFVVGGLLADRYDTRKLIPLGLIGTGSLGLYLATFPPFSSLLIVFSLLAVCADCLFWPSLLKAIRNLGDDQEQGRLFGLLEGGRGVVDTLVAFSALGVFVAMGSGETGLKSAILFYSVIDILAGTLTWLLLKGGNAQSAAKPKNGLANLMEAIKVPGIWLVSLNVFMVYIVYCGLTYFIPYLKEMYGLPVALVGAYGIINQYFLKIFGGPAGGFIADKQFKSTSRYLKWAFLALLPLMGVIMLIPKSPGFIYAGMAATLSFALIVFSMRGVFWAPMGEVGIPQHITGSAFGIGCLIGYAPGMFAYVIYGAILDHFPGQQGYNYVFILMSILAIAGFMVSSLLYQAVRKKTMPTGGVSAVQA from the coding sequence TCATCCTCGGTGGCGGCACCATTTACAAGTTGGCGAACCTCAAGGATGCGTTCTATGTCCCCATGCAGGAATTCATGGGCCTGAACCACACTGAAATCGGCATGCTGTTGAGTGCCAACGCGATCATCGCGACTGCACTGTTTGTGGTTGGCGGCCTGCTCGCCGATCGCTACGACACCCGCAAACTGATCCCCCTCGGCCTGATCGGGACCGGAAGCCTTGGGTTGTACCTGGCAACCTTTCCGCCCTTCAGCAGCCTGCTGATCGTGTTCAGTCTGTTGGCCGTGTGTGCCGACTGCCTGTTCTGGCCATCGCTGCTCAAAGCCATCCGTAATCTGGGTGACGATCAGGAGCAAGGCCGGTTGTTCGGCCTGCTGGAAGGCGGGCGTGGCGTGGTTGATACGCTGGTGGCCTTTTCCGCACTGGGCGTGTTCGTCGCCATGGGTTCGGGGGAAACCGGCCTGAAGTCGGCGATCCTGTTCTACTCGGTCATCGACATTCTGGCGGGCACCCTGACCTGGCTGCTGCTCAAGGGCGGTAACGCGCAATCGGCCGCCAAGCCGAAAAACGGCCTGGCGAACCTGATGGAAGCGATCAAGGTACCCGGTATCTGGTTGGTCAGTCTCAACGTGTTCATGGTCTACATCGTCTACTGCGGCCTGACCTATTTCATTCCCTACCTCAAGGAAATGTATGGGTTGCCCGTGGCGTTGGTCGGCGCCTACGGCATCATCAACCAATACTTCCTGAAAATCTTCGGTGGGCCTGCCGGGGGTTTCATTGCCGACAAGCAGTTCAAGAGCACCAGCCGTTACCTGAAGTGGGCATTTCTGGCGCTATTGCCGCTGATGGGCGTGATCATGCTGATTCCTAAAAGCCCGGGCTTCATCTATGCGGGGATGGCGGCCACCCTCTCCTTCGCCCTGATTGTGTTCTCGATGCGCGGCGTGTTCTGGGCACCCATGGGCGAAGTCGGCATTCCCCAGCACATCACCGGCTCGGCCTTCGGCATCGGTTGCCTGATCGGTTATGCACCCGGCATGTTTGCCTACGTCATCTATGGCGCGATCCTGGACCACTTCCCTGGTCAACAGGGCTACAACTATGTGTTCATCCTGATGAGCATACTGGCCATTGCTGGCTTCATGGTGTCCAGCCTGCTCTATCAAGCGGTGCGCAAAAAAACCATGCCCACTGGCGGGGTCAGCGCGGTACAAGCCTGA
- a CDS encoding Lrp/AsnC family transcriptional regulator — translation MDLKILGKLQKDCSQNLELLSDSVGLSSTSCYRRIRRLESAGIIKAKVAILDERKLGIQVTAFFLVKLDRDSNDIDRKMQHILASHPEIQDCYLMTGEFDFVMVAKFRDATEYTDYIYRFLDTYRDIPIRTYSSTLVVRTVKKSYELPLEGGLHRAFDL, via the coding sequence ATGGATCTGAAGATTCTGGGCAAGCTGCAAAAGGATTGCAGCCAGAACCTGGAGTTGCTGAGCGACAGCGTCGGGCTGTCTTCAACCAGTTGTTACCGGCGTATCAGGCGCCTGGAGAGCGCAGGCATCATCAAGGCCAAGGTCGCGATACTGGACGAGCGCAAGCTGGGCATTCAGGTGACCGCCTTCTTTCTGGTCAAACTGGACCGCGACAGCAACGACATCGACCGCAAGATGCAGCACATCCTGGCCAGCCACCCGGAGATTCAGGACTGTTACCTGATGACGGGCGAGTTCGATTTCGTGATGGTTGCCAAGTTTCGCGATGCCACCGAGTACACCGACTATATCTATCGGTTTCTCGACACGTACCGGGATATTCCGATTCGCACTTATTCCTCCACGCTGGTGGTGCGGACGGTGAAAAAGTCCTATGAGTTGCCGCTGGAAGGTGGGCTGCACCGGGCTTTCGATCTCTGA
- a CDS encoding hydrolase, with the protein MNNPKTEVLTPFNSQLIFIDQQPQMAFGVQSIDRQTLKNNTVGLAKAARIFNVPTTITTVETESFSGHTYPELLAVFPDAPLLERTSMNSWDDQKVRDALKKNGRNKIIVSGLWTEVCNTTFALSAMNDAGYEIYMVADASGGTTKEAHDYAMQRMIQAGVVPVTWQQVLLEWQRDWKNRDTYDAVMELVKEHSGAYGMGVDYAYTMVHKAPERVQHGPTLAPVAAAV; encoded by the coding sequence ATGAACAACCCAAAAACTGAAGTGCTGACCCCGTTCAACAGCCAACTGATCTTCATCGATCAGCAGCCACAGATGGCCTTCGGCGTTCAGAGCATTGATCGCCAGACACTGAAAAACAACACTGTGGGCCTGGCCAAGGCAGCCAGGATCTTCAATGTGCCTACCACCATCACGACGGTCGAGACCGAAAGCTTCTCTGGGCACACCTACCCCGAGCTGCTCGCCGTCTTCCCCGACGCTCCGTTGCTGGAGCGAACCTCCATGAACTCCTGGGATGACCAGAAGGTTCGAGATGCACTGAAGAAAAACGGTCGCAACAAGATCATCGTATCCGGCCTGTGGACGGAAGTGTGCAATACCACCTTCGCGCTGTCGGCGATGAACGATGCCGGCTATGAAATCTACATGGTTGCTGACGCCTCCGGTGGCACCACCAAGGAAGCCCACGATTACGCCATGCAGCGCATGATCCAGGCTGGCGTTGTTCCGGTGACCTGGCAGCAAGTGCTGCTGGAGTGGCAGCGCGACTGGAAAAACCGCGACACCTACGATGCCGTCATGGAGCTGGTGAAAGAACACTCCGGCGCCTACGGTATGGGTGTCGACTATGCCTACACCATGGTGCACAAAGCGCCAGAGCGCGTTCAGCACGGCCCAACCCTGGCCCCGGTTGCTGCCGCTGTCTGA
- a CDS encoding LysR family transcriptional regulator, with product MKWSASEAANQLSWDDLRIIKTLSECGNRAATAKKLGINVSTVSRRVSQVEKTLGVALFDHRKSGYLLTLEGAELRALAERVELDIVSVTRRVSRAGQGPLGKLRITTSDSLLLYFLTPIIADFKALNEGITIEVLVGNESLSLARDESDIAVRATRKPAESLVGRKLATIAWAPYGSSNHITPAPLFTEGQAWVSYSAALRGLKATSYVENRVAAECISYRTDSVAAASAAIAAGLGVGFLPCMLGDITPGLERVGPVIPELQDELWLLTHQDIRRSWRVKAFMTFCAAAVANQKPLIEGQWVLPVT from the coding sequence GTGAAATGGAGCGCGAGTGAGGCTGCAAACCAGCTCTCATGGGACGACCTGCGGATCATCAAAACGCTCAGTGAGTGTGGCAATCGCGCTGCCACGGCCAAGAAGCTCGGCATCAACGTTTCCACCGTTTCCCGCAGGGTCTCCCAGGTTGAAAAGACACTTGGCGTAGCCTTGTTCGACCACCGCAAATCAGGCTATCTGCTCACCCTCGAGGGTGCGGAATTACGTGCCCTCGCCGAGCGCGTGGAGCTGGACATCGTCAGCGTGACGCGGCGTGTCTCACGTGCCGGCCAAGGGCCACTCGGCAAGCTTCGTATCACCACCAGCGATTCACTGCTGCTTTACTTCCTCACCCCCATCATCGCGGATTTCAAGGCCCTCAATGAAGGCATCACGATTGAGGTGCTGGTGGGCAACGAATCACTGAGCCTTGCGCGAGACGAATCGGATATTGCGGTTCGCGCGACCAGGAAACCCGCCGAAAGCCTGGTGGGTCGCAAACTGGCCACGATCGCCTGGGCGCCCTACGGCAGTAGCAACCATATAACGCCTGCTCCTCTGTTCACTGAAGGCCAGGCATGGGTTTCCTATTCCGCAGCGCTACGCGGGCTCAAGGCAACGAGCTATGTCGAAAACCGGGTCGCTGCCGAGTGCATCTCGTACCGCACCGACTCGGTTGCCGCCGCGAGTGCTGCAATCGCGGCAGGCCTGGGGGTGGGTTTTTTACCCTGCATGTTGGGTGATATCACGCCTGGGCTTGAAAGGGTCGGCCCGGTAATACCGGAGCTGCAGGATGAACTATGGCTGCTGACGCACCAGGACATCCGCAGATCGTGGCGGGTCAAAGCCTTCATGACGTTCTGTGCAGCTGCCGTTGCCAACCAGAAGCCGTTGATCGAGGGCCAATGGGTACTCCCGGTCACGTAG
- a CDS encoding formyl transferase — MLGQLALIEQDFFNALPPGLVRSSDQVSSGLRFGFAELQQRFGVPVQVLPSLRDPAGLQMLQDVGADLFISIRFGQILNNEALAIPSRGVLNLHSGLLPQYRGVLATFRALLNGDPEIGCTLHWIDSPGIDVGRIIETARVAVEKEHSLLWHILSLYQPGARLIMNAIRRLERDEPMTGTPQDPSAGAYYSFPGEDDLMQFTTLGWRLFDREDVWELFESYGFPLRTNIL; from the coding sequence ATGCTCGGACAACTGGCATTGATCGAGCAGGACTTCTTCAACGCCTTGCCCCCTGGGTTAGTCAGATCGAGCGACCAGGTCAGCAGCGGGCTTCGATTCGGTTTTGCTGAGCTGCAGCAACGCTTTGGGGTTCCTGTACAGGTATTGCCCAGCTTGAGGGATCCCGCGGGCCTGCAAATGCTGCAGGATGTGGGGGCGGATCTGTTCATCTCGATCCGCTTTGGTCAAATCCTGAATAATGAAGCGTTGGCAATTCCGTCACGTGGCGTCCTCAATCTTCACTCTGGCCTCTTGCCTCAGTATCGAGGTGTTCTCGCGACCTTCCGGGCGCTGTTGAACGGGGACCCGGAGATCGGCTGTACGCTCCATTGGATCGACAGTCCCGGCATTGATGTTGGTCGCATCATTGAGACTGCCCGGGTGGCAGTCGAAAAGGAGCACTCCCTCCTGTGGCACATCCTTTCACTTTATCAACCAGGCGCGCGTCTCATCATGAACGCAATCAGGCGCCTGGAGCGCGATGAGCCTATGACGGGGACGCCTCAGGATCCATCTGCCGGGGCCTACTACTCCTTTCCCGGCGAGGATGACCTGATGCAGTTCACGACATTGGGGTGGCGGCTCTTTGATCGCGAGGACGTTTGGGAGCTTTTCGAATCGTACGGATTTCCGTTGCGGACAAATATTCTCTAA
- a CDS encoding AraC family transcriptional regulator, with protein MNSDHCTVLATVALKTTGLLKPWQVTTAKRLMLENLDTGITVTELAQACSLSRSHFTRMFRDTLQVPPQQWMREQRLRKSKELLGGSGMMLAEIALECGFCDQSHFCRAFVKAEGMSPQAWQRQASV; from the coding sequence ATGAACAGTGATCACTGCACTGTGCTGGCGACTGTCGCACTGAAAACAACCGGCCTGCTCAAGCCCTGGCAAGTCACGACTGCCAAGAGGTTGATGCTGGAGAACCTGGATACCGGCATAACGGTTACGGAACTCGCCCAAGCCTGCTCGCTGTCGCGCAGCCATTTCACACGAATGTTCAGGGATACCCTGCAGGTGCCCCCGCAGCAGTGGATGCGTGAACAACGGTTGCGCAAAAGCAAAGAACTGCTGGGGGGCTCGGGAATGATGCTCGCCGAGATCGCACTGGAGTGCGGCTTCTGCGATCAGTCCCACTTCTGTCGAGCATTCGTGAAGGCCGAGGGAATGTCGCCGCAGGCCTGGCAGCGACAAGCGTCTGTTTAA
- the arfB gene encoding alternative ribosome rescue aminoacyl-tRNA hydrolase ArfB, which translates to MLTISNNVHLPDADIELSYIRAQGAGGQNVNKVSSAVHLRFDIPASSLPEFYKERLLALRDSRITGEGVLIIKAQQYRTQEQNRADALARLAELIIAAGKTEKKRRPTKPTLGSKTRRLEGKARRSTVKAGRGKVEF; encoded by the coding sequence ATGCTGACCATCTCCAATAACGTGCATCTGCCAGATGCCGACATCGAACTGAGCTACATCCGCGCGCAAGGCGCAGGTGGGCAGAATGTCAACAAGGTGTCCAGCGCCGTGCACCTGCGCTTCGACATTCCCGCCTCGTCGCTGCCCGAGTTTTACAAGGAGCGGCTGTTGGCGCTGCGTGACAGTCGCATCACCGGCGAAGGCGTATTGATCATCAAGGCACAACAATACCGCACCCAGGAGCAGAACCGCGCTGACGCGCTGGCGCGTCTTGCCGAGTTGATCATCGCTGCCGGCAAGACCGAGAAGAAACGCCGCCCCACCAAGCCGACCCTCGGCTCGAAAACCCGCCGCCTTGAAGGCAAAGCCAGGCGCAGCACTGTCAAGGCGGGGCGGGGCAAGGTGGAGTTCTAG